The segment ccctaaactttactttttatacaatttagtccttaaacccgAAACTACCAAATTGAACACAATTAATCTTAAATCAAGCTAGCCGATTTTCCTATAAACCAAGAACAACCcatattttttttctagtttaCAATATTTTCATGAGAACTTACAAGTTTAACATTTAAATtcttaaaacatcaaaatcactaaaaatcactttacaaaatagtcctatttaataatcaaGCTCAATAATcgatcatcaaacttcaaaacacTTTAAAATCATCAATGACATAATCTAAAAtatttaacaatttcacaaattaaaccttgggttagctaaattaagctaatatgatcttaaaaacataaaaaattattaataatgggAGTCAAATACATACCATGCATGCACAACTAATCTTGGCCGAAAGTTTCCCCAGCTCTTCAGTGGTGTTTTCGGTTAGAAAGATAGAAGAAAGATGAagatgaattttgtttaattatcatttatttattattttacccttTTTATTAACATACATAACAATTAATGGTGGTCTAATTCTCATTTAAGGCcacaaaaaatcaaattttgaagCTATTGAACCCATTTTACTAGTAGCAATTAACTTTTtaacatttacaatttaatcatttttacttaattaactatttaaacattaaaatttcttaactgaATTTTAATATGACATTATTGGGactctataaatattaaataaataataaaacaacgaCTTACTAGTTAAAATTGTGGTCTCGACACCACCAAAAAAGGGTAAAATTATAAATGTGACAAAAAGGCTTAAATTGTATGAAATATTATTTAATGTCATTTCAGCATCTTTTTCTATATTATTGACACATcattttggtaaaatttttaacttGGACTTTGAACCCTAACCTTTGAACCCTGAATGTTGAAACCTTaaatcttaaaccttaaacctCGAATTTTAAATATTAGACTTAGGGTTTAGGATTGAGGGTCGAAATTTGGAGGTTCAGAGTTCATGATCAAGggtaaatttttttcaaaatgatGTATTAATCACATAGAAAAAAAATACTGAAATGTAGTGTATATTTTATACAATACTTTcccaaattttatataaaaaataaaagtagtttcaaaataatttatctaccataaataatttatataacaCAAAGATAATACCCGGATCTACTGATCTAGAACTCTCATGTTAAATGTTCTTGTTGCTTTTTTTATTGAACTTGTCAAGATTCATCTCTTCTGCCGCTTTGCCTCTCTGTCTTCTTGGATTTGGAGTATTTTTCTCCCCATACATATATTCTTTGTTCCCATTTtttaatcttaaaattttaattaattaagtatacACCAGATCTATCACGTGAAAAAATtgattaacaaaataaaatataaattaaaaagaatTCCTTTGTAATTCTTATAACATAAATGGCGGTACGGTACTCTTGTCAGCCATGGTAAATATTTGAGGCCCATCAAACAAATACTCCCGTCGCCACCTGCTCTTTGTCTGTTTACTCTTTGTTTTCAACGATTCCCTTAATACAAGAAAAATGTTGAGTAACTGCGAGAAGATGATTATCTCTTCAACTGCTAATCAATGGCCACAGGTTTAATTTTCagtactctctctctctctcaagcAATTATTCGACAAAACATGACCCCATTTTTGTTGGTTTGCTTTTGGAAGGGAATATCTATGTTGTGTTGCTATTTTACTCTAAGAACACTCTTTTAACtcattttttctctctttttctttttcttttttcatttctttcctCTTTTTGGCCATGCATCTCTTTGGTTGCAGAATCATATAGATGAGAAAGATTTGATGGCGTCAACAGCTAGGCTTATGGAGAAACCAAGCCATGAACAGCAACAACAGCAGCAAGTCCTAAAGTGTCCTCGTTGTGATTCTTCCAACACCAAGTTCTGCTACTACAACAACTACAGCTTGTCGCAGCCAAGACACTTTTGCAAGGCTTGCAAGCGTTATTGGACTCGAGGTGGAACTTTAAGGAACGTTCCGGTGGGTGGTGGATGTAGGAAGAACAAGCGTGTGAAGAGGCCGGCGGCATCAGCTACAGATGGTGCTTCTCCAACATCTGGTGCAAATATTGCTAACACTCCATCTCAACCTCAGATGGATGTTTCTTCAACCTCAAGTCATCATATCAACCCTTTGTTTTATGGGTTAGCTAATAACCCATCTGATATCAATCTTCCATTTCCTCGGTTCAGTTCAAGAGTTTTGGGTGCGGAAACAGTCACTGGTTATGATCTCCAGCCTGATGTGAACGCTCTGGGATTAGGGTTTTCTTCTGGGATAGTGTCTAGTGATACTGGGGATGGTGATTATCGAAATGGTTTTAACACTAACCCGACTAAGCAAATCCAGGATGTGGTGACTTCAAATCCACTCCTTCCATGCTATTCCAATATCTTTGGATCTTCTAGCACCACCACGGCACCAACAATTGCTTCTTTGTTAGCTTCTACACTTTACCAACACAAATTCATGAATGGTGGTGTCAAAAATACTCAACTGCCTAATCAATTGCAAGCCTTATCACCTTTCCAAGACCTTCAAATGACAGGCAACGGTGAAAATGGGGTAACCATGAAAGATATCAAAGTTGAAGAAGCGCAAAGCAGAATGGATTGGAATGTACAATGCCAGAATCAGCTCGATCAAATGGGTTTATCTGATCCTACGGTTTATTGGAGCACAACAAGTGTCGGTGCTTGGAATGATCCGGCAAACTTTGAGTCCTCAGTCTCTCTGATCTAGCAAACTAGACTACTCTTTTTCTTCAAATTGTCTCCCTCGttcttgggtttttttttttaattattttggcgTTGTAGGTACTTAGCTTCGGTTGATTACTACTGTCGGTAATGGATTCTACAGTCATAGTGGGGGTGGGATTGAAAACAAAAAAAGGAAACTGTAATAAATAAAAGTTGAGTATTGAAGCATGGATGGGAGAAGATTGGATCGGATGGATCATGTCAGCTGCAAGAATTCAACCTAAAGTTTTATTAATCAAAGGTTGAGAAGTTCCTATTTGCGCTGAGAGGAACCTCGGATCCTCTTCATCTTATCACTGATGggtatcatctccttcatcactcATCACTCATCACTCATCTGAAAGCAGCAGTGTTGAAGAGATAGGCTTTAGCTCCATCATGCTGCAAACTTTTTAACCCAGTAAGTTTGGATTCTATTTTGTATGTGTATATATTGCATGACTTATGAGGTTGGGTTTTTAGGGTACTACATGTTTCAGTCCTCGATTAAAGATGAGAATGAGGATTGAGGAGCTAATTATTTTTCCTACTGTTATTTTATGTTTACATTTTGTGGTTTTGGGGGGGGTGGGGGGTATAATTTAATGGTATAGATGGAGAGGGAGATTTGTACCTGCAAACTGCAATTTGGCGCTGTTATTATTATGGTCTGTTTTGAGTtctaatacatatatataaacttCTGTCGGCTTTTCGAAACAAGAAAAGTTTAATTACATCTTTAAACCTTCTTGAATAGTGTATGTATGAATGTCACTGTTTTAAAGTAGGTTGCATTAATTAATGTCAAAACGTGATGGATTCAATAAGGTAATTGAACTAGGAAGGGATTGGAATTTAGTTGGGTGGCGTTAGTGCATGGGCTGGTTTAGAGTGAAAGGGAGAGGTAGAGACATTAAGAAAGAGTTGAGTTATGGCAGGGCGTTTGGGATAGAGAGTAACTGTGCGAAGGAGATTAGGTCCACTGTTGGATTTTAGCAGCTTGGATGCATCCCAATGAAACACCATTTCCACCATCCccactttctctctctctctctctctctctctctctctctctctctctctctcgctGCGTGCAAAATTTGTGTTACTTAGCTTTAACCAGAGAAAGGGAAAGATATATATGGggacctttatatatatatatatatggctaaGGAATTCAATAGTTATTACTCctaattatgattattatgtaAATGTTAGATTTACTTTTGGTTATAGTTATCCCTTGCCCCCtcgccctttttttttttttttaagaaaaggaATTTTCCGGTTTTAAGGTAATTCTGTCATCTTTCAAGTTTGACACTGCACCTCCAAATTCATCTCCATGTTCATTGTAGGTATATGAATACTTTCATCTTCAAAGTTTGGATATGAATATATATTACATTGCAACTAATATTTGTTTATCTTTGCACCATTGATTTCAttgtattatttaagtattttatattagtatatatacacatttttactaaatttaaaagaattttatCTAAATATAAATTTCGACTCAAATAACATTAAATTCAAACCAATAATTATATCAAATCATGACATGTTGTTTGGaagattttgatgatgttgttagGACTTAAACCTTAGATCTTGTGGTGGTAACACAAACTTCTTAACCATTTGATCTTTTAAATTATTGGActtaaaagaaaactaaaatccAAATTGTATAATTAACTGTAGCAATGATGAAGTTCCTTGCTAACACCTTATAACTAGGGTTTAAACGTTGTTAATGTGGTGAAAATATAGAACTTTACTACCTTGTAAAAAAATATAGTTTTGTGTCTTGGAGTCCAAGCCCTGTACTTTGTATTGTTGGTGATGCACTTTTAAAAGCTGCAAAAAAATCAGTAGTCTGTTAGATTCTCAACACCTTTTCATATGAGTGCTTGTAGATCCTGATTAGCATGCCGAAGAAAAGTAATGGTACTGGTAATAGTTGACCTAATCACTTCATTATTACTAGTTTGATTTTAAGGTTGTAATGGAATTATGAATGCATAATTGCATTGCACCACTCTGTCAATATTAGAAATCCAAAAATCCTTATGGGATTTTGCTAATGAACATC is part of the Gossypium arboreum isolate Shixiya-1 chromosome 5, ASM2569848v2, whole genome shotgun sequence genome and harbors:
- the LOC108450377 gene encoding dof zinc finger protein DOF1.4-like translates to MLSNCEKMIISSTANQWPQNHIDEKDLMASTARLMEKPSHEQQQQQQVLKCPRCDSSNTKFCYYNNYSLSQPRHFCKACKRYWTRGGTLRNVPVGGGCRKNKRVKRPAASATDGASPTSGANIANTPSQPQMDVSSTSSHHINPLFYGLANNPSDINLPFPRFSSRVLGAETVTGYDLQPDVNALGLGFSSGIVSSDTGDGDYRNGFNTNPTKQIQDVVTSNPLLPCYSNIFGSSSTTTAPTIASLLASTLYQHKFMNGGVKNTQLPNQLQALSPFQDLQMTGNGENGVTMKDIKVEEAQSRMDWNVQCQNQLDQMGLSDPTVYWSTTSVGAWNDPANFESSVSLI